A stretch of Anoplolepis gracilipes chromosome 12, ASM4749672v1, whole genome shotgun sequence DNA encodes these proteins:
- the LOC140671610 gene encoding uncharacterized protein isoform X2 — MNYHHQYIGLLLQVIYLIANCFAENLILNVNYKKPIAVTSNAFLSFTLDPATLLHSTDAFTQNIERSTNMARGLMPAYIRLGGSQSNSYIFEREYSHNADVDSNNTFENQWTLIYQWAKNIGFDIIVCIAPRNIYIENTSKIHLKNWTNITELLSFSDLMGYNINWQLGYECQTKCNLSGGDLGQYVANLREMLKTFPRYSNSLITGPDIVGYRTAKEQKYLQDYLTLADTALSAITWHPDFASVSLNNDIISMYYDNMVADKNELYKIISHMTSKKPLWIAESKPEKFKHTYLGALTWTIRLGNAAKLDTQVIMRQPSNFYKATPDYWVSLLHKTLVGRQVLELKLQSNNESSVHLYSQCTKPSALYDKGAITIFGVNLTPKEVTAYLKDLKIKILHKYILSPDFTTGNKMFSEKILLNNKPLDLINDEKLPNLNPEIIIKPDGSELKLSSGDIGFWVIPNAKVEACVYSEEETADNITEKKLHTIQDKNIIQQDNQEERNINNMKNYQHLVQGSGRIKRDIGKNLEIGPRKNNVFKRRPKLDNMKDYISEKNTKRKNDFRRDELSIPFNPRTTDSDENNFYGFFRRKPIKGFPESDIFITMGDSLEQNSKDYDYVEDENNENGSMQNTKHRNEKHIEDDTWIEMENDHIPNEFFENVKFFNTRIKENPKNYDDLLQAEFSPQKYENVRDNDKITAIKVFQEQLPNKKKEKRAVEKSMQQLINYYNSKEQLHDRDTKYEAPGLALRRFSTPLSQFVKSPIYINHQESNIKPEETKLKVESGLKASSFFYQPSQTATVNSNYNNYHTKNIKHEQTNLNKDKILATNISGSTDNIKTETIKFPRGNDVNMEYSSREKQYPIFYNKRVKRSNQAKMQKVLAEEMIKENKENSGNCHCRNIRASHLSKKLCYCRVKRDSQIFSDSSSEIERIKSVVGNAQSKRNVENSTMKEEDEEIMAGEILPSESIESDYEEYEITAGTITTESNTLDYSGLPSSTMQTIDENSTSIIMDNSEINNTWEQYENVDKSNIKKFLINSTFSLNNEEDSNNNNIVNNDITKEIFFRTKLSDVQSENKKTTCDPFQIVSKMSLDNKNNRQELVASTTEYRQETTREKTQDLINKKKKADNSVYSTVTESQKNEERHDNNYKISLSSTNSLETTEIFSEEQATTEAILLKQIADIAIDNSGSNGIESRTKSKDKDIQQNVEDNPNRNIESEMKLKKNIDTKKLKTICQPLRENARYEDRYLNRRAKQINKLKEKLYEKRKRLLQQSCHELTKIADEQKRNLKRRETWEKFYGNDDFRHPIDREEFVGILIDDDVTYKDNNNEIYEIPIEFVSKQYENIPSRLYTLPEVKKQHYPKYSKYYQYPRYLKVIEDDGESTFIPSDRKYNQYYEHLPKIIQDKQEASRFSDRKHDQDCQYSEKIIADESKATSKFSDRRIFAIDPSTYRNGEPILQLYENHSKLPKYYSKIKSENQNSVPRWMLEKISRVLSKSTFSQDQHQIPKLHEYTKKTPIKNDEENANVVYIFDAQRQHNRPNNLARFAQNWLNPSDRWNINQTVNNNTANKLNNIYRNLEVGHDNLDVPITDNKTELKKDVGIGKYIENEQFVNSHDEKKFKAIAESEYRTELLNNKRKNVAGNINNKIVTDTPEINKLNNSNEKIQNDINIKMSSNNKTIKEVEKILDNDFGLSKLEKGNARTRIRRNIEQQKSDEYLQRLLYHLLTKKGTRDGSIYGTYDHLKKSSEEIFCKQPIPLYHLSKNDESLLNTVLFQKLKNYLTCSEKDLEINQQDEKKSKSRKYIVFIPSKEKDSYKMLEVKDYDESLETFEIPYFENQYLSRKLSDSIIRDSDDKSSEELIYENLSDLLNENIENISDKKVYSSENVQDVSVDVKDSGINHELEKEDEQFNSEEIRYLSDQIRSDKYGMFLLFPWKKNRNIRQRREIRNRLNGGINQIDDEMQSNKLNSIENIKSKDIENSLNNNNIDKQEKEKMITKKDIETNYLQTQIDKRTDDNLLEDFIKAQKVIQKLQNYTITDGLENMQNLTESVEPVIENFKEKYNETVLGSDEEKHLKNITSETTSNFFQAAIEHIKKFISFLQIFQIFMSKISHTKSAVCSGFRL; from the exons ATGAACTATCATCATCAATATATTGGCTTGCTTTTGcaagtaatttatttgatcGCGAATTGCTTCGcggaaaatttaatacttaatgtaaactataaaaaaccAATTGCTGTAACTAGTAACGCGTTTCTCAGTTTTACACTGGATCCAGCAACCTTACTGCATAGTACCGATGCATTCAC CCAGAATATCGAAAGAAGCACAAACATGGCCCGAGGTTTGATGCCTGCTTACATTCGTCTTGGAGGATCACAAAGCAACTCTTATATCTTTGAGCGAGAGTATTCGCATAACGCTGATGTCGATTCAAATAACACGTTTg aaaaccAATGGACACTGATATATCAATGGGCAAAAAACATTGGATTCGATATAATAGTATGCATCGCacctcgaaatatatatatcgagaatacatcaaaaatacatttaaaaaattggacaAACATAACGGAGCTTCTCTCTTTTAGCGATCTCATGGGTTACAACATCAACTGGCAATTGGGTTATg AATGCCAAACTAAATGCAATTTATCCGGTGGAGATCTAGGACAATATGTCGCAAATTTGCGTGAAATGCTGAAGACTTTCCCGAGATATTCAAATAGTTTAATCACGGGACCAGACATTGTGGGTTATAGAACAGCGAAAGAGCAGAAATATCTTCAAGATTATCTTACTTTGGCAGACACTGCGCTTTCGGCAATTACATGGCATCC CGATTTTGCTAGTGTCTCTTTAAATAATGACATTATTTCCATGTATTACGATAATATGGTTGCTGATAAGAACGAGCTGTACAAAATTATCAGTCATATGACGAGCAAAAAACCGTTATGGATTG CGGAATCAAAACCCGAAAAGTTTAAACATACATATCTAGGAGCACTTACTTGGACGATAAGACTTGGAAATGCTGCAAAACTTGACACACAAGTTATAATGAGACAaccatcaaatttttataaagcaaCTCCT gATTACTGGGTATCTTTATTACACAAGACCTTAGTGGGGCGCCAAGTTTTGGAACTAAAACTTCAATCAAACAACGAAAGTTCCGTACATTTGTATAGCCAATGCACGAAACCTTCTGCGTTGTACGATAAAGGAGCTATTACCATTTTCGGTGTAAATTTAACGCCAAAAGAAGTGACCGCTTATCTAAAAGAtctcaaaatcaaaattcttcACAAATACATTCTGTCGCCAGATTTCACAACTGGCAACAAAATGTTTTCAGA aaaaatcttattaaataacaaaccACTCGATTTAATAAACGATGAAAAATTACCTAATTTAAATCCAGAGATCATTATCAAGCCTGATGGTTCTGAATTAAAGCTCTCTTCCGGGGACATAGGTTTCTGGGTTATACCTAATGCAAAG GTAGAAGCTTGCGTTTATTCTGAGGAGGAAACGGCCGATAACattacagaaaagaaattacatacgatacaagataaaaatatcattcaaCAAGACAATCAAGAAGAAAGAAACATTAataacatgaaaaattatcagCATTTAGTGCAGGGATCTGGAAGAATAAAGAGAGATATCGGCAAGAATTTAGAAATAGGCCCGAGGAAAAACAATGTTTTCAAGAGACGTCCGAAACTTGACAATATGAAAGATTATATAAGCGAGAAAAATACAAAGCGGAAGAATGATTTCAGAAGAGATGAATTGTCGATACCATTTAATCCAAGGACCACCGATAGCGACGAGAACAATTTCTACGGCTTCTTTCGACGTAAGCCTATCAAAGGATTCCCCGAAAGCGACATTTTTATCACAATGGGAGACTCGTTGGAGCAAAATAGCAAAGATTACGATTATGTTGAAGATGAAAACAATGAAAACGGTTCAATGCAAAATACGAAGCATAGAAATGAAAAACATATAGAAGATGATACATGGATAGAAATGGAAAATGATCACATACCAAACGAGTTCTTTGAAAATGTTAAGTTTTTCAATACAAGAATTAAGGAAAATCCGAAAAACTATGATGATCTATTGCAAGCAGAATTTTCCCCCCAAAAATATGAGAATGTCAgagataatgataaaataactgcgataaaagtttttcaagaACAATTACCCAacaagaaaaaggaaaaacgaGCCGTAGAAAAGAGCATGCAacagttaattaattactacaATTCCAAAGAACAATTACATGATCGTGATACGAAATACGAAGCACCAGGTCTTGCATTGAGACGCTTTTCGACGCCATTAAGCCAATTTGTCAAAAGTCCAATTTACATCAATCATCAAGAGTCAAATATAAAACCTGAAGAAACAAAACTGAAAGTGGAATCAGGATTAAAAGCttcgagttttttttatcaacctTCTCAAACTGCCACTGTAAATTCGAATTATAACAATTAccatactaaaaatataaaacacgaGCAAACCAACTTGAATAAAGATAAGATTTTGGCCACGAATATATCAGGTAGtactgataatattaaaacagaaacaattaaatttcccCGAGGTAATGATGTAAATATGGAATATTCTAGTCGCGAAAAACAATatcctattttttataataaaagagttAAAAGAAGTAATCAGGCAAAGATGCAAAAAGTCCTTGCTGAGGAAatgattaaagaaaataaagaaaattccgGAAATTGCCATTGTAGAAATATCCGAGCTTCCCATTTGTCAAAGAAGCTTTGTTATTGTCGTGTAAAACGCGATAGtcaaatattttcagattCTTCTTCAGAAATAGAAAGGATAAAGAGCGTAGTAGGAAACGCGCAATCGAAAAGAAATGTTGAAAATTCTACGATGAAAGAAGAAGACGAGGAAATTATGGCGGGAGAGATACTCCCAAGTGAAAGTATCGAATCCGATTATGAAGAATATGAAATAACTGCAGGAACTATAACCACGGAATCAAATACATTGGATTATAGTGGATTACCAAGCTCCACAATGCAGACCATCGATGAAAATTCAACATCAATAATAATGGATAATTCAGAAATAAACAATACTTGGGAGCAATATGAAAATGTAGACAAATCTAACATCaagaagtttttaataaattcaacattttctttaaataacgAAGAAGAttcaaataacaataatattgttaacaatgacattacaaaagaaatattttttcgtaccAAGTTATCAGACGTCCAATCGGAAAACAAGAAAACGACGTGCGATCCTTTCCAGattgtttctaaaatgtctttggataataaaaataatcggcaAGAACTGGTTGCCTCCACGACTGAGTATAGACAGGAAACGACCCGCGAAAAAACGCAAGATCTCATtaacaagaagaaaaaagcCGACAATTCAGTTTATTCAACAGTCACCGAAAGTCAGAAAAACGAAGAACGGCATGAcaataactataaaattagTTTGAGCTCGACAAATTCTCTAGAAACAACGGAAATCTTTTCCGAAGAACAGGCGACGACGGAAGCAATTTTATTGAAGCAAATAGCGGATATAGCAATTGACAATTCGGGATCGAACGGGATCGAGTCAAGAACGAAAtcaaaagataaagatatacaACAAAATGTAGAAGATAATCCGAATCGAAATATTGAATCTGAAATgaagttaaagaaaaatatcgacaCGAAGAAATTGAAAACCATATGTCAGCCATTGAGAGAAAATGCCAGATATGAGGACAGATACTTGAACAGACGCGCCAAACAGATCAACAAGCTGAAAGAAAAGCTGTATGAGAAACGAAAGAGACTGTTGCAGCAGTCTTGTCATGAACTAACAAAGATTGCCGACGAACAGAAGCGGAATctgaagagaagagaaacgtgGGAGAAATTTTACGGAAACGATGATTTTCGTCATCCGATCGATCGAGAAGAGTTTGTTGGCATTCTGATCGACGACGACGTTacttataaagataataataatgaaatatatgaaattccTATTGAATTTGTTTCCAAACagtatgaaaatattccaaGTCGACTGTATACACTTCCGGAAGTAAAAAAACAACATTATCcgaaatatagtaaatattatcaatatccTCGATATTTGAAAGTAATTGAAGATGATGGAGAATCAACATTTATACCTTCAGATcgcaaatataatcaatattatgagcatcttccaaaaataattcaagataAACAAGAAGCATCTAGATTTTCGGATCGTAAACATGATCAAGATTGTCAGTATtccgaaaaaataattgcagacGAATCAAAAGCAACTTCTAAATTTTCTGATCGTAGAATATTTGCAATCGATCCTTCAACGTACCGTAACGGTGAGCCGATATTACAATTGTACGAGAACCACTCCAAACTTCCGAAATATTATTCGAAGATTAAATCCGAAAATCAAAATTCAGTTCCAAGATGGATGCTTGAAAAAATCAGTCGAGTTCTTTCGAAATCAACATTTAGCCAAGATCAACATCAAATTCCCAAGTTACACGAATACACGAAGAAAACACCGATTAAAAATGACGAAGAAAATGCTAatgtcgtatatatttttgacgcACAAAGACAACATAACCGACCGAATAATCTCGCGAGATTTGCACAAAATTGGTTAAATCCCTCCGATCGTTGGAATATCAATCAAACTGTAAATAATAACacagcaaataaattaaataatatttatagaaatcttGAAGTGGGACATGATAATTTAGACGTTCCTATAACGGATAACAAAAcagaattgaaaaaagatgtgggaattggaaaatatatagaaaacgaACAATTTGTCAATTCtcatgatgaaaaaaaatttaaagctatTGCAGAGTCAGAATATAGAACAGAACTTTtgaataataagagaaaaaatgtagcagggaatataaataataaaatagttacaGATACtccagaaattaataaattgaacaaTTCAAATGAGAAGATACaaaatgacataaatattaagatgtcTAGCAATAATAAGACAATCAAAGAAGTCGAAAAAATTCTTGATAATGATTTTGGATTAAGTAAACTTGAAAAAGGAAATGCAAGAACAAGGATACGAAGAAATATTGAACAACAAAAGAGCGATGAATATCTACAGCGATTGTTATATCATCT ATTAACAAAAAAAGGTACACGAGATGGATCAATCTATGGTACGTATGATCATTTGAAGAAAAGCTCCGaggaaatattttgcaaacagCCAATCCCACTTTATCACTtgtcaaaaaatgatgaatcaTTATTAAACACTGTcttgtttcaaaaattaaaaaattacttgacTTGCTCGGAAAAAGACTTGGAAATCAATCAgcaagatgaaaaaaaatctaagtCACGAAAGTATATCGTATTTATACCGTCTAAGGAGAAGGATTCATATAAGATGTTAGAAGTGAAAGATTATGACGAGTCGTTAGAAACTTTCGAGATTCCTTATTTCGagaatcaatatttatcaCGAAAACTATCAGATTCAATAATTAGAGATTCGGATGATAAATCTTCAGAAGAACTTATATACGAAAATCTTTCGGATCTGTTAAAtgagaatattgaaaatatttcagataaaaaGGTTTATTCATCAGAAAATGTGCAGGATGTTTCTGTAGATGTCAAAGATAGTGGAATTAATCATGAATTAGAAAAGGAAGACGAACAATTTAATAGCGAAGAAATCAGATAT